The following coding sequences lie in one Rutidosis leptorrhynchoides isolate AG116_Rl617_1_P2 chromosome 4, CSIRO_AGI_Rlap_v1, whole genome shotgun sequence genomic window:
- the LOC139841405 gene encoding uncharacterized protein, translating to MDRIDRTKWMYDKGWTSTDYLKRLDEFITFVETNQLNKGSNVIICPCKKCMNGKSFKDSTDIRNHLIINGFMRGYTCWSYHGESLTVHNPGSSDSNQLNEEDSYISDNDNFEAMFEDIEDNVDEKYHEKFEQLKVDSEKPLYSSCTKFSKLSAVIKLLNLKENNGWSDTSFTSLLELLHKMLPEDNELPVSTYYAKKLMCPMRLEIQRIHACPNDCMLYRNENENLHECKVCSTSRYKRGKLSDEDSDENGPPAKVLWYFPIIPRLKRLFANAKTAKLLRWHAEESKKDGKIRHVADSVQWRTIDNEFEDFGNEIRNIRLGLSSDAMNPFGDLSSSHSTWPVLLCIYNLPSWLCMKRKHIMLSLLIQGPKQPRNDIDVYLAPLIDELKLLWDTGVQVYDSYKKEYFHLRAMLFCTINDFPAYGNLSGYTTKGKKACPVCEKNTHSIWLKNCRKPAFMGHRRELAVSHPYRSKKDLFDGTVEKSVLPPRLDGKTIFKIVKKLKVVLGKTGNGPPKGMWKKKIHILGITVLEAFARPTLSRCYAYREKCL from the coding sequence atggatCGGATTGATCGGACTAAATGGATGTACGACAAAGGATGGACTAGCACCGACTATCTGAAACGGCTTGATGAATTTATAACCTTTGTGGAGACTAATCAATTAAATAAAGGAAGCAATGTAATCATTTGTCCTTGTAAAAAATGTATGAATGGGAAGTCCTTCAAGGATTCTACCGATATCAGAAATCATCTTATAATAAACGGATTTATGAGAGGGTACACGTGTTGGTCTTATCACGGTGAATCATTAACCGTTCATAACCCAGGCTCTTCAGATTCCAATCAATTAAACGAAGAAGATTCATACATTAGTGATAACGATAATTTTGAGGCCATGTTTGAGGATATTGAGGATAATGTTGACGAAAAGTATCATGAGAAATTTGAACAACTTAAAGTTGACTCTGAAAAACCGTTATACAGCAGTTGTACGAAATTTTCAAAACTTTCTGCCGTGATAAAACTGTTAAATCTAAAAGAAAATAATGGTTGGAGTGACACAAGTTTCACTAGCTTGTTAGAGTTGTTGCATAAAATGCTCCCCGAAGATAATGAGTTGCCGGTTTCAACATACTATGCCAAGAAATTGATGTGCCCGATGAGATTGGAAATACAAAGAATACATGCATGTCCAAATGATTGTATGCTATACAGGAATGAAAATGAAAACCTTCATGAGTGTAAGGTATGTAGTACATCTAGGTATAAACGTGGAAAACTATCTGACGAAGACAGTGACGAAAATGGACCTCCTGCAAAAGTATTGTGGTATTTCCCTATCATACCAAGATTGAAGAGGTTATTTGCGAATGCCAAAACTGCAAAATTATTACGTTGGCATGCGGAAGAGAGTAAAAAGGATGGAAAAATAAGACATGTGGCCGATTCAGTTCAATGGAGAACAATTGATAACGAATTTGAAGACTTTGGGAATGAGATACGAAATATTAGGTTGGGACTTAGTTCAGATGCAATGAATCCTTTCGGAGATTTGAGTAGCAGTCATAGCACGTGGCCTGTTTTGTTATGCATTTACAACCTTCCATCTTGGCTATGTATGAAACGAAAACACATAATGCTATCCCTTTTAATTCAAGGCCCAAAACAACCTAGAAATGACATTGATGTTTATTTGGCACCGTTGATTGATGAGTTAAAGTTACTATGGGATACCGGTGTACAAGTCTATGATTCATACAAGAAAGAGTACTTCCATCTACGGGCAATGCTTTTTTGCACCATTAACGATTTTCCAGCGTATGGTAATTTATCTGGATATACTACGAAAGGGAAAAAGGCATGTCCTGTTTGTGAGAAAAATACTCACTCGATATGGTTGAAAAATTGTAGGAAACCAGCATTTATGGGACATAGAAGAGAGCTCGCTGTGAGTCACCCTTATCGCTCCAAAAAAGACTTATTTGATGGTACTGTAGAGAAAAGCGTTCTACCGCCACGATTGGATGGAAAAACTATTTTCAAAATAGTTAAGAAGCTAAAAGTTGTGTTGGGAAAAACCGGTAATGGTCCACCGAAAGGGATGTGGAAAAAAAAAATCCATATTTTGGGAATTACCGTATTGGAAGCATTTGCGCGTCCGACATTGTCTAGATGTTATGCATATCGAGAAAAATGTTTGTGA